A single Candidatus Neomarinimicrobiota bacterium DNA region contains:
- the ppk2 gene encoding polyphosphate kinase 2, with translation MDKKTPAPTPAPVRLSAKTKPATKATPPPKEPQKAPPVKADKSKKIHLHEGTATKNKDAHKSKGRVAVYVKKKTLEYEIELKRLQIELLKLQNHVKEHDLRVLMIFEGRDAAGKGGTIKRITEHLNPRGARVVALEKPSDVERRQWYFQRYIQHLPAGGEIALFDRSWYNRAMVEPIMGFCTDEQNKRFIKDVPLFEQMLVKDGVKLFKFYFSVSKQEQLARFKARETDPLKQFKISPVDMEAQNLWDQYSVKKFQMLSETNRTIAPWTIIRSDNKKLARLNTIKYILGKMDYKGKLDKKYFTVNPDILISGIKELKLMEELLMTPGELPG, from the coding sequence ATGGATAAAAAAACACCAGCCCCAACACCAGCCCCAGTGAGACTCAGTGCTAAGACTAAGCCAGCTACTAAAGCAACTCCACCCCCTAAGGAACCCCAAAAGGCTCCACCTGTCAAGGCCGACAAATCAAAAAAGATTCATTTACATGAAGGAACGGCTACAAAAAATAAGGATGCTCATAAATCCAAAGGGCGCGTAGCCGTCTATGTCAAAAAGAAAACTCTGGAATATGAAATTGAGCTCAAACGGCTGCAAATAGAACTCCTTAAACTTCAAAACCATGTGAAGGAGCATGACCTGAGAGTGCTCATGATTTTTGAGGGACGAGATGCAGCCGGCAAGGGTGGAACCATCAAGAGAATCACAGAACATCTCAATCCTCGTGGTGCTCGCGTGGTTGCACTGGAAAAGCCTAGTGATGTGGAAAGGAGGCAATGGTATTTCCAGCGCTATATTCAACACCTGCCAGCCGGTGGTGAAATTGCCCTGTTTGATCGGAGTTGGTATAACAGAGCCATGGTAGAACCCATCATGGGTTTTTGCACAGATGAACAAAACAAACGATTCATTAAAGACGTACCCTTATTTGAACAGATGCTGGTGAAAGATGGAGTCAAGCTGTTTAAGTTTTATTTTTCTGTATCCAAACAGGAACAGCTCGCACGGTTTAAAGCGAGAGAAACAGATCCCCTCAAACAGTTCAAAATTTCACCTGTTGATATGGAAGCCCAAAATCTCTGGGATCAGTACTCAGTAAAGAAATTTCAAATGTTGTCTGAAACCAACCGGACCATTGCACCCTGGACCATTATTCGATCCGACAACAAAAAATTAGCTCGTTTAAATACCATAAAATACATCCTGGGGAAAATGGACTATAAGGGCAAACTGGATAAAAAGTATTTTACTGTGAATCCTGATATCTTAATCTCGGGCATCAAAGAGCTAAAATTGATGGAAGAATTGCTTATGACGCCAGGTGAGCTTCCAGGCTAA
- a CDS encoding BrnT family toxin gives MKYLNWNSEKNESIKKERGISFEIMAFQIEAGNILDVIDHPNQDKYPGQRIFVIEFEEYAYFVPFVENDDEVFLKTIIPSRKATKDYLK, from the coding sequence ATGAAATATCTCAACTGGAATTCAGAGAAGAATGAATCAATAAAAAAGGAGCGAGGTATTTCATTTGAGATAATGGCTTTTCAAATTGAGGCTGGGAATATCCTCGATGTAATAGATCATCCCAATCAGGATAAATATCCAGGACAAAGGATTTTTGTAATTGAATTTGAGGAATATGCATATTTCGTCCCATTTGTAGAAAATGATGATGAGGTTTTCCTCAAGACAATAATTCCTAGTCGTAAAGCCACAAAAGATTACTTGAAGTGA
- a CDS encoding antitoxin — MDKLDSYEEEILKAYENDELKSVGLTKEMKKKYAQYARNTFQKNKRINIRISEWDLLRLKAKSLEEGIPYQTLVSSLIHKYVKGTAEVNI, encoded by the coding sequence ATGGATAAACTAGACAGTTATGAAGAAGAAATACTCAAAGCTTACGAAAATGATGAGTTGAAATCCGTCGGATTGACGAAAGAGATGAAGAAGAAGTATGCTCAGTACGCGAGAAATACTTTCCAGAAGAATAAGCGTATTAACATTAGAATCTCTGAATGGGACTTATTACGCCTTAAGGCGAAATCACTTGAAGAAGGAATTCCATACCAGACCCTAGTTTCAAGCCTAATTCACAAGTATGTCAAAGGAACTGCAGAAGTAAACATCTAA